A stretch of Aedes aegypti strain LVP_AGWG chromosome 2, AaegL5.0 Primary Assembly, whole genome shotgun sequence DNA encodes these proteins:
- the LOC5574358 gene encoding protein zer-1 homolog isoform X2, translating into MLGRVRLKEDGIMDEELPTLLETTFRYLAKNLHVVCNVNPLTHQLELKDDIVIPNEICDRFLRYQQDCGQDINDRFIQIFRDTEKTPLRNIRLRNSTITNEGMRILLRHKLNSLSMWYCNKITTASWNILTENCRQLRSLELGRFVDMLKHSEPNEKTPIDFQLVLPQLQQLILNGVVLQPSIHFGHLSELTYLDLTACIFAEFSLKALIDLPKLKALILFNVWPLDHEFPTICKLKNLETLDLSVSRANVDGNYLTPNKLLANLVESLPRLRHLDISGTNLAGDGVAMKTNNTASSSDIPGLVSRADRPLEFLGLYYTAHSACKWHDIPALKIAGEATEDQILVAASVYQNRHELLAKVLNDLYHLLRFETCKQVHKALDVVLSAMDKHIRVKNIQISGSATLFYIVKGRNKIQFGVPLKNHIIHTLLNGMSTHLTDDTMMRNGCLTLCQFNIPSDVLFEYERLVRILLHGVSYREQEGFVQRIAIYLLNSLACQVDGSQKMFLGDLGAISTMLNLISDRLSRKIFDDVMEVAWSTMWNVTDETAKNCERFLDGRGMEYFLGCLKLFPEKDDLLRNMMGLLGNVAEVKDLRPRLMTPEFITEFADLLDSSSDGIEVSYNAAGVLAHIASDGEAAWTITAPTRDAVLIRMVEAIERWNLAAERNINYRSFEPILGLIRCYHTPACQHWAVWALANLTKVYPAKYCRLVENERGVELLQELIAHPQPYKRLKELAEMVLRHCRSFTDSLDQCRKMELDG; encoded by the exons ATTTCTGCGCTACCAGCAAGACTGCGGTCAGGATATCAACGACCGCTTCATTCAGATATTTCGGGATACGGAAAAGACGCCGCTCCGAAATATCCGCCTGCGAAATAGCACAATCACCAATGAGGGCATGCGAATACTGCTGCGGCACAAGCTCAACTCGCTCTCGATGTGGTACTGCAATAAAATTACGACGGCCTCATGGAACATCCTGACCGAAAACTGCAGGCAGTTGCGTTCGCTTGAACTGGGTCGTTTTGTTGACATGCTGAAGCACAGCGAACCGAACGAGAAAACGCCGATCGACTTCCAGCTGGTTCTACCCCAGCTGCAACAGCTGATTCTCAATGGGGTCGTGCTGCAACCGTCGATCCATTTCGG GCACCTCTCGGAGTTGACGTACCTAGACCTGACGGCATGTATATTTGCGGAATTCAGTCTGAAGGCGCTGATTGATCTGCCGAAGCTGAAAGCGCTGATTTTGTTCAACGTTTGGCCCTTGGATCACGAGTTTCCAACGATATGCAAGCTGAAAAACCTGGAAACTTTGGATCTGTCCGTCTCGAGGGCAAATGTAGATGGAAATTATCTCACTCCAAATAAG TTGCTGGCAAACTTAGTCGAGAGCCTTCCCCGCTTACGACATCTGGACATTTCCGGTACCAATCTAGCGGGCGATGGAGTAGCGATGAAGACGAACAACACCGCTAGTAGTTCGGATATTCCTGGCTTGGTGAGTCGAGCCGATCGTCCTCTGGAGTTCCTCGGTCTGTACTACACGGCACATTCGGCTTGCAAGTGGCACGATATTCCCGCTTTGAAG ATCGCGGGAGAGGCAACGGAGGATCAGATTCTAGTTGCGGCATCCGTCTATCAGAATCGGCATGAACTGCTGGCAAAAGTACTGAATGATCTCTACCATCTGCTGCGGTTTGAAACCTGCAAGCAAGTACACAAAGCGCTGGACGTTGTACTGTCCGCCATGGACAAACACATTCgagtcaaaaatattcaaatcagtGGCAG TGCCACGCTTTTCTACATCGTCAAAGGGCGCAACAAAATCCAATTTGGAGTACCGTTGAAGAATCACATCATTCACACCCTCTTGAACGGAATGTCTACTCATCTGACGGACGATACCATGATGCGAAATGGTTGTCTCACGTTATGTCAGTTCAATATCCCATCGGATGTG TTATTTGAGTACGAACGCTTGGTACGTATTCTTTTGCATGGCGTATCTTACCGAGAACAGGAAGGATTCGTACAGCGAATCGCAATCTATCTGTTGAATTCGCTCGCTTGCCAGGTCGACGGAAGTCAGAAAATGTTCCTCGGCGACTTAGGTGCTATCTCG ACCATGTTGAATTTGATCAGCGATCGATTGTCTCGCAAGATCTTCGACGACGTTATGGAGGTGGCGTGGTCAACCATGTGGAACGTTACCGATGAGACGGCCAAAAACTGCGAACGGTTTCTGGATGGGCGGGGAATGGAATACTTCCTCGGCTGTTTGAAG CTGTTTCCGGAAAAAGACGACCTGCTGCGAAACATGATGGGACTGCTGGGAAATGTGGCGGAAGTGAAGGACTTACGCCCACGACTCATGACACCGGAGTTCATTACTGAGTTTGCCGACCTTTTGGATTCATCCAGCGACGGGATTGAG GTCAGCTATAATGCCGCCGGTGTACTAGCGCACATTGCCTCCGATGGGGAAGCTGCATGGACAATTACCGCGCCAACCAGGGATGCAGTGTTGATCCGCATGGTGGAGGCCATCGAACGGTGGAATCTGGCCGCTGAGCGGAACATCAACTACCGTAGCTTTGAGCCGATTCTAGGATTGATCCGCTGTTATCATACACCGGCTTGCCAACATTGGGCCGTCTGGGCTCTGGCCAATCTAACCAAA GTGTATCCAGCAAAATACTGTCGACTGGTGGAAAACGAGCGTGGAGTAGAACTACTACAAGAGCTAATAGCACATCCACAGCCGTACAAACGGTTAAAGGAACTGGCAGAGATGGTTTTGCGACATTGCCGATCGTTTACCGATTCGCTGGATCAATGTAGAAAAATGGAGTTGGATGGCTAG
- the LOC5574358 gene encoding protein zer-1 homolog isoform X1 yields the protein MLGRVRLKEDGIMDEELPTLLETTFRYLAKNLHVVCNVNPLTHQLELKDDIVIPNEICDRFLRYQQDCGQDINDRFIQIFRDTEKTPLRNIRLRNSTITNEGMRILLRHKLNSLSMWYCNKITTASWNILTENCRQLRSLELGRFVDMLKHSEPNEKTPIDFQLVLPQLQQLILNGVVLQPSIHFGHLSELTYLDLTACIFAEFSLKALIDLPKLKALILFNVWPLDHEFPTICKLKNLETLDLSVSRANVDGNYLTPNKLLANLVESLPRLRHLDISGTNLAGDGVAMKTNNTASSSDIPGLVSRADRPLEFLGLYYTAHSACKWHDIPALKIAGEATEDQILVAASVYQNRHELLAKVLNDLYHLLRFETCKQVHKALDVVLSAMDKHIRVKNIQISGSATLFYIVKGRNKIQFGVPLKNHIIHTLLNGMSTHLTDDTMMRNGCLTLCQFNIPSDVLFEYERLVRILLHGVSYREQEGFVQRIAIYLLNSLACQVDGSQKMFLGDLGAISTMLNLISDRLSRKIFDDVMEVAWSTMWNVTDETAKNCERFLDGRGMEYFLGCLKVCGTLFPEKDDLLRNMMGLLGNVAEVKDLRPRLMTPEFITEFADLLDSSSDGIEVSYNAAGVLAHIASDGEAAWTITAPTRDAVLIRMVEAIERWNLAAERNINYRSFEPILGLIRCYHTPACQHWAVWALANLTKVYPAKYCRLVENERGVELLQELIAHPQPYKRLKELAEMVLRHCRSFTDSLDQCRKMELDG from the exons ATTTCTGCGCTACCAGCAAGACTGCGGTCAGGATATCAACGACCGCTTCATTCAGATATTTCGGGATACGGAAAAGACGCCGCTCCGAAATATCCGCCTGCGAAATAGCACAATCACCAATGAGGGCATGCGAATACTGCTGCGGCACAAGCTCAACTCGCTCTCGATGTGGTACTGCAATAAAATTACGACGGCCTCATGGAACATCCTGACCGAAAACTGCAGGCAGTTGCGTTCGCTTGAACTGGGTCGTTTTGTTGACATGCTGAAGCACAGCGAACCGAACGAGAAAACGCCGATCGACTTCCAGCTGGTTCTACCCCAGCTGCAACAGCTGATTCTCAATGGGGTCGTGCTGCAACCGTCGATCCATTTCGG GCACCTCTCGGAGTTGACGTACCTAGACCTGACGGCATGTATATTTGCGGAATTCAGTCTGAAGGCGCTGATTGATCTGCCGAAGCTGAAAGCGCTGATTTTGTTCAACGTTTGGCCCTTGGATCACGAGTTTCCAACGATATGCAAGCTGAAAAACCTGGAAACTTTGGATCTGTCCGTCTCGAGGGCAAATGTAGATGGAAATTATCTCACTCCAAATAAG TTGCTGGCAAACTTAGTCGAGAGCCTTCCCCGCTTACGACATCTGGACATTTCCGGTACCAATCTAGCGGGCGATGGAGTAGCGATGAAGACGAACAACACCGCTAGTAGTTCGGATATTCCTGGCTTGGTGAGTCGAGCCGATCGTCCTCTGGAGTTCCTCGGTCTGTACTACACGGCACATTCGGCTTGCAAGTGGCACGATATTCCCGCTTTGAAG ATCGCGGGAGAGGCAACGGAGGATCAGATTCTAGTTGCGGCATCCGTCTATCAGAATCGGCATGAACTGCTGGCAAAAGTACTGAATGATCTCTACCATCTGCTGCGGTTTGAAACCTGCAAGCAAGTACACAAAGCGCTGGACGTTGTACTGTCCGCCATGGACAAACACATTCgagtcaaaaatattcaaatcagtGGCAG TGCCACGCTTTTCTACATCGTCAAAGGGCGCAACAAAATCCAATTTGGAGTACCGTTGAAGAATCACATCATTCACACCCTCTTGAACGGAATGTCTACTCATCTGACGGACGATACCATGATGCGAAATGGTTGTCTCACGTTATGTCAGTTCAATATCCCATCGGATGTG TTATTTGAGTACGAACGCTTGGTACGTATTCTTTTGCATGGCGTATCTTACCGAGAACAGGAAGGATTCGTACAGCGAATCGCAATCTATCTGTTGAATTCGCTCGCTTGCCAGGTCGACGGAAGTCAGAAAATGTTCCTCGGCGACTTAGGTGCTATCTCG ACCATGTTGAATTTGATCAGCGATCGATTGTCTCGCAAGATCTTCGACGACGTTATGGAGGTGGCGTGGTCAACCATGTGGAACGTTACCGATGAGACGGCCAAAAACTGCGAACGGTTTCTGGATGGGCGGGGAATGGAATACTTCCTCGGCTGTTTGAAGGTATGCGGGACA CTGTTTCCGGAAAAAGACGACCTGCTGCGAAACATGATGGGACTGCTGGGAAATGTGGCGGAAGTGAAGGACTTACGCCCACGACTCATGACACCGGAGTTCATTACTGAGTTTGCCGACCTTTTGGATTCATCCAGCGACGGGATTGAG GTCAGCTATAATGCCGCCGGTGTACTAGCGCACATTGCCTCCGATGGGGAAGCTGCATGGACAATTACCGCGCCAACCAGGGATGCAGTGTTGATCCGCATGGTGGAGGCCATCGAACGGTGGAATCTGGCCGCTGAGCGGAACATCAACTACCGTAGCTTTGAGCCGATTCTAGGATTGATCCGCTGTTATCATACACCGGCTTGCCAACATTGGGCCGTCTGGGCTCTGGCCAATCTAACCAAA GTGTATCCAGCAAAATACTGTCGACTGGTGGAAAACGAGCGTGGAGTAGAACTACTACAAGAGCTAATAGCACATCCACAGCCGTACAAACGGTTAAAGGAACTGGCAGAGATGGTTTTGCGACATTGCCGATCGTTTACCGATTCGCTGGATCAATGTAGAAAAATGGAGTTGGATGGCTAG